Below is a genomic region from Kribbella qitaiheensis.
ATCGACCTCACACGGGTTGTTCACCGTGCAGCGCTCGCCGTCCTCGTTACCGGTGTTGTTGATGCCGATCACCTCGCCGTTGCTGGTGCTGACGATCGGCGAGCCCGAGGTGCCGCCGATGGTCTCGCAGCCCGGCTGCAGGTACTTGATCGAGTTCTGCCAGGTCCAGTTGCCCTCCCGCAGTCGCGGGATGGTGGCCTGCACCGAGCAGGTGTAGATCCGCTTCCAGTAGCCGGAGACGACGGCCATCCCGGCGCCGTCGGCCGGGCCCTGCTTGGCCAGCGTGAGCGGGGTGACGTTCAGCCGGGACTTGATCGAGGCGTAGGACTCGTTCACCTCGTACAGGATGACGTCGGTCTTGGTCATCGTGCCGTAGAGGATCCGGGTCGCGCGGACCGTGCCGGCGTTGCTGGAGCTCGGCCGCAGCAGGGTGATCTGCCGGGTGGAGGACTTGTTCACCAGGACCTGGCCGGGGCTCAGGAACCCGTTTTCGTAGCAGTGGCCGTTGGTGAGTACGAGTGCCTTGTCGGTCGACACCGATTCGGCGTACCGGACTAGCGAAGCGGAGCAGTTGCTGAGGGCGGCGATACCGGTGAAGTCGGCGCCTGGTGCGGCGAGCCGGGGTGCTGCTGTCTTCGGCGCGGCCGCGGTAGCAGCCTGCATGGCGAACGCCTGGCTGCCACAGAGCAGCAGGGCACTGACCGCGACGGTGGTCGCAGCAACGGAACGGAACAGTCTCATGGGCGGTTTCCTGTCCTCACGGCGGAGCTTGCAAAGGGGGCGGAGCAAGCAGGGCGTAATCACCCCAGGACTCTTCGTATCGGACAACCGGCCCGCGGAGCATCACAACTGGATGAAAATCTGCTGGAATCAGCAGAGTGAAGGGTTAACCTGCGCTTCCGGCGAGCAGGCCCTGCGTGCTGTCGGTGGGTGCTCGTCCTGTTACTGTTCGTTTCCGAACCCGCCCGCCTCGAACCATGCCACCGCCCG
It encodes:
- a CDS encoding S1 family peptidase, with amino-acid sequence MRLFRSVAATTVAVSALLLCGSQAFAMQAATAAAPKTAAPRLAAPGADFTGIAALSNCSASLVRYAESVSTDKALVLTNGHCYENGFLSPGQVLVNKSSTRQITLLRPSSSNAGTVRATRILYGTMTKTDVILYEVNESYASIKSRLNVTPLTLAKQGPADGAGMAVVSGYWKRIYTCSVQATIPRLREGNWTWQNSIKYLQPGCETIGGTSGSPIVSTSNGEVIGINNTGNEDGERCTVNNPCEVDANGNVTVDQGAAYGEQTWWFYTCLTATRTIDLNKSGCQLVKPARR